Within the Arthrobacter sp. V1I7 genome, the region ACGAGTACCTGCCGCGGATGAAGCTCCGCACGCCGATTGTCCCGGCGGAGCTGAAGAACGACGCCGGCATCGTCGGTGCCGCCATCGAGGTCGCGCTGACGCACAAACTGGCCAAATAGCACCAAGGCTGCCCCGGCGTCGGCGACCCGACGCCGGGGCAGCCTTGTTCGACGCCGCCGGGGCGCTGGGTCCACTGGTGGCCGTCGTCAACAATGCGGCGCCGTGCTGCCGGGGTCCGGCGGCAGATAGCGTCTTGGTTGGTGCCGGTGGTGGCCGCGGCTTCCCCTCCGCTGCCACCACCGGAGTCTTTTGGTCCGGCTCCCGGGAACGGGGGCTAGAGCGGACTCTTCTCGGAGCTCTTGCCCTCCAGGCCCTTCGAGCCGGCCTCGTGGCGGAGCAGCGAGATGGCGGCTTCAAAGTCCTCGAGGGATTCGAAGGCCTGGTACACACTGGCAAAGCGCAGGTAGGCCACCTCGTCCAGCTTCTGCAGCGGGTTGAGGATGGCGAGACCGACCTCGTGGGCCTCGATCTCCGCCGCGCCGGAGGCACGGATGGCCTCTTCGACCTCCTGGGCAAGCATGGCGAGGTCATCTTCGGTCACGGGACGGCCCTGGCAGGCTTTCCGGACTCCATTGATGACTTTGCTGCGGCTGAACGGCTCGCCGACACCGGAGCGCTTGATCACGGTCAGGCTGGTGGTCTCCACGGTCGTGAACCGCCGGCCGCATTCGGGACACTGCCGGCGGCGCCGGATGGCTGATCCGTCGTCCGCGATCCGGCTGTCCACCACGCGGGAATCAGGGTTACGGCAGAACGGGCAATACACGTGTTTCCCTCCCCTGTCGCACGCAAGCCTGGACTGAACGCTGGACTCGCTGGATTCACTGGCCTTGCTGCTGCCGGAACGGTCGCCGGCAGCTAGCTCTCACCATCAGTTTACGACTAGATGTAGCTGAATAACAAGCCTGTAATTACTATATGTAGTGGTCAGGCGCCGTTTCCGAACCTTGCCGTGACGGCCTCGCCATGCGCTGGCAAATCTTCCGCCCCGGAGAGGCTCACGATGTGGGCGCTGACCTGTTCCAGTGCCGCACGGCTGTAATTGACGACCTGGATGGCGCGCAGGAAAGTCGTGACGTTCAGTCCGGAGGAGAAGGCGGCCGTGCCGCTGGTGGGCAGCACATGGTTGGACCCCGCACAGTAGTCCCCCAGGCTGACCGGGCTGTAATCGCCGACGAAGATGGCCCCGGCATTCCGGATCCGTGCGGCCACGCGGGCGGCGTCCGCGGTCATGATTTCCAGGTGCTCCGCGGCGTAGGCGTCACAGACGGCGATCCCCTGCTCCAGGTCGTCCACCAGGACAACACCGGACTGCGGGCCGGAGAGGGCCTCACGGACCCGCACGCTGTGCTTGGTCCCGGCTGCCCGGCGTTCCAGCTCCTCGCGGACGGCTGCCGCGAGCTCCGCGGAATCCGTGATGAGTACGGAGGCAGCCTGGGGGTCGTGCTCGGCCTGGCTGATCAGGTCAGCGGCGACGAGGTCCGGCCGGGCGGTGGCATCGGCCAGGATCGCGATTTCGGTGGTGCCGGCTTCGGAATCGATCCCCACGACGCCCTTCACGAGGCGTTTGGCCGTGGCGACGAAGATGTTGCCCGGACCCGTGACCACATCCACGGGGTCCAGTCCGGCATCGGGCCCGGACTCAGTCCCGGAGGCCGGGACGCCGTAGGCGAAAGCGGCAATGGCCTGGGCACCGCCAATCGCGTAGACCTCCTCGATGCCGAGCAGGCAGGCGGCCGCGAGGATGGTGGGGTGCGGCAGACCGCCGAAGTCCTTTTGCGGCGGTGACGCCAGGGCAATGGATTCGACGCCGGCTGCCAGGGCCGGGACAACGTTCATGACCACCGAGGACGGATACACCGCAAGGCCGCCGGGGACGTAGAGACCCACCCTGCCCACCGGGACCCAGTTCTGGCTGACGACGGCACCGTCGCCCAGTTCGACGTCGGTGTCCGCCGGGCGCTGGGCGTCGGCGAAACGGCGCGCCCGCCGGATGGACTCTTCCAGTGCTGCCCGCACGGCGGGATCGAGGCCGGCAAGCGCTGCCTGCAGGGCCTCTGCCGGGACCCGCGGATGCTCCTGCTCGACGCCGTCGAACCTCAGCGCCAGCTCACGGAGGGCTTCGAGGCCGCGGCTGCGGACCGCCGCGATGATGCTGAAGACCTTTTCTTCCGCGTCGGCCATGGTGCCGGTCTGCGCCCGCGGCACGGCGGCGCGGAGGCCGGCCAGGGACAGCCGCTGGCCACGCAGGTCGACCGTGCGGAAAGTCAGGTCGGCGGCGGCCGGGGGCACAGGGCTCTCAGGTGTAAGGGTCACCCGTCCATTTTACGTGCCGGTCCGCGGTCTCCGGACGCTGTTACGCCAAAGGATCCCCGGAGGCCGGCTTCTTCGGGGCCACGGAGAACCTGCCAAGGAAGATGGACAGCGCGACGGCGGCCGGCCAGATCACCAGGACGGCGTAGGAGCGCAGCGAAAACGCAATGCTGGCGTTGCTCGAGGTGTCCTCCGGCGCGCCCCACCAGAGGCCGCACAGCACGCCGGTTCCCCAGGCAAGGAGCGCTCCGAACGCCCCGGCGGCAACCGCCAGGACGACGTCCTTGGACGACGGCTCCTGATGCTTGGTGCCGGCCGCCAGTGCCCCGGCGATGCAGCCGGCAAGCAGGAACAGCCCGGCCAGCATCAGGTCCCGCGGGAGCCGCGCGTCCGGATTGCTGCCGTTGCGAAGCGCCGGGTCGCCCGAAAGGATGTTCAGCCCCGAGGGCGCCAGCACCCACCAGAGCAGTCCCACCGGCACTCCGGCAGCGGCGATGGCTGCTGCCCTGCGCAGGCCCGTGCTGCTGGCCCCACGGCCTTGGACCTGGCGCCCGCGACGGTGTTCGCCGTGGCCCGGGCGCTGGACCGGGACGTGTACTGCAGGCTCTGTCATGCAACAAACCTTAACAAGCTTTTGGGCCGGCCGGCCGCATGGCAGCGTGCGTTCCCGGATGACGGTCCATGACGGCGGCAGGTAAACAAGTACCGCGGCCTGTCCGGGAGCAATACGCTGGCAGGGTAGAAACATTCCGCACGGGCAGCAGGGAGTTGGATCGCAGTGGCCTCAGACGACGGAGCCTTCGAAGGAACGTTCAAGGAAATGTTCCGCCGGCATGCGGCAGGTGTGGCGATCATCACCGCCAACTACAATGGCGTGCCGTTCGGTTTCACCGCGACCTCGGTGGCCTCGCTTTCGGCCAAGCCCCCTCGGTTCACCTTCAACATGGCGCGCACCTCCAGTTCCTGGCCGGCGGTGGCCAATACCACCTACATCGGGGTGCACATGCTCGGGCTGGAGAACCAGGAGCTGGCCGACCGTTTCGCCAGGACCCGCGACCGCTTCGAAGGCGACCACTGGGAGATGGGACCCCACGAGGTTCCTGTCCTGAAGGACGTCGCGGGCTGGCTGATCGGCAAGGTCCAGATGCGGCTCTCCTTCGAGAACAACGCGGTGGTGGTTGTCGAGGTGGTGGAAGGCGAGGTCGGCGACGACGGCGCTCCCCTGCTCTACCACTCCGGCGCCTACAGCCAGCCGGTCCCGCTGGACTACGAGATCTGAACCCCGGGCAAGGCGGCCGCTACCGGCCCGGCGCTAGCCATCCAGGCAGGTCGAGCCGAGGAGCACCTTGAGGTCGCCGAACAGCGACGGACTCGGGTTGACCCGCAGGTGCACGGGCAGTCCCATGACTTCCACCCGGGAGTCGCCCTGGAGGTGCAGGCGGACCTCCGACTTGCCGCGGTGAGTCCTGAGCACATCGCCGAGTTCGGTCACCACGGCTTCGGTGGCCTTGTGCGTCTGCATGGTGATCACCAGGGGCCCGTTCAGGCCCTCGCTGAGGTCCGGGACGGAGAGTTCCATGCAGTTCAACGCCACGGCGCCGTCGTCGCGGCGCTGCAGCCGGCCCTTGACCACCACGATCAGGTCTTCGGCCAGCACCGAGGCGATGGGCCCATAGACCTGGCCGAAGAACATGACCTCGACGGAACCGCCGAGGTCCTCGATCTCCGCGCGGGCATAGGCGTTGCCGCTGGCTTTGGCGATCCGGCGGCTCAGGGAGGTGATCATGCCCGCGATGGTGACGATGGCGCCGTCGTGCGGGCCGTCCTCGGCGATCAGCGAGGTGATGGACTGGTCGGCGTGCTGGCTCAGGAGCCCTTCGAGCCCTTGCAGCGGGTGGTCCGAGACGTAGAGGCCGAGCATGTCCCGTTCGAACGAGAGCTTGTCCTTCTTCTCCCATTCGGGAAGGTCGGGGATCTCGATGCTCAGGGACGCCTCGGATTCGGCTTCGTCGAAACCGGCGAAGAGGTCGAACTGCCCGATCGCC harbors:
- a CDS encoding flavin reductase family protein, translated to MFRRHAAGVAIITANYNGVPFGFTATSVASLSAKPPRFTFNMARTSSSWPAVANTTYIGVHMLGLENQELADRFARTRDRFEGDHWEMGPHEVPVLKDVAGWLIGKVQMRLSFENNAVVVVEVVEGEVGDDGAPLLYHSGAYSQPVPLDYEI
- the nrdR gene encoding transcriptional regulator NrdR, which codes for MYCPFCRNPDSRVVDSRIADDGSAIRRRRQCPECGRRFTTVETTSLTVIKRSGVGEPFSRSKVINGVRKACQGRPVTEDDLAMLAQEVEEAIRASGAAEIEAHEVGLAILNPLQKLDEVAYLRFASVYQAFESLEDFEAAISLLRHEAGSKGLEGKSSEKSPL
- the hisD gene encoding histidinol dehydrogenase, producing MTLTPESPVPPAAADLTFRTVDLRGQRLSLAGLRAAVPRAQTGTMADAEEKVFSIIAAVRSRGLEALRELALRFDGVEQEHPRVPAEALQAALAGLDPAVRAALEESIRRARRFADAQRPADTDVELGDGAVVSQNWVPVGRVGLYVPGGLAVYPSSVVMNVVPALAAGVESIALASPPQKDFGGLPHPTILAAACLLGIEEVYAIGGAQAIAAFAYGVPASGTESGPDAGLDPVDVVTGPGNIFVATAKRLVKGVVGIDSEAGTTEIAILADATARPDLVAADLISQAEHDPQAASVLITDSAELAAAVREELERRAAGTKHSVRVREALSGPQSGVVLVDDLEQGIAVCDAYAAEHLEIMTADAARVAARIRNAGAIFVGDYSPVSLGDYCAGSNHVLPTSGTAAFSSGLNVTTFLRAIQVVNYSRAALEQVSAHIVSLSGAEDLPAHGEAVTARFGNGA